One segment of Ziziphus jujuba cultivar Dongzao chromosome 12, ASM3175591v1 DNA contains the following:
- the LOC107428409 gene encoding vinorine synthase, whose translation MVVLKRFLPIEIESLKAVTMPLLLVQLNFFDCGGLAIGLRMSHSGHGLTQLPLLHYDQPSSFFPVRSLGLRLPPIDFKRPVMDTKRYVFNASKIVALKAEAVSPSVQRHSRTEAVTALLWKCAMAAKRSNSGVSKNTLVQFVNVRKRVDPSLPENSIGNLILASGTTLVEEETEREMKDLVAQLRKGIAEFDEKLAKELGGDDSLELI comes from the exons ATGGTGGTCCTAAAACGCTTCCTTCCCATTGAAATTGAGTCGCTCAAAGCTGTCACAATGCCTCTACTACTTGTCCAACTCAATTTCTTCGACTGTGGCGGATTAGCAATAGGTTTGCGCATGTCGCATAG TGGACATGGTCTAACACAACTTCCACTTCTACATTATGATCAACCTTCGTCTTTCTTCCCTGTAAGATCTCTTGGCCTTCGCCTTCCTCCAATTGACTTCAAAAGGCCGGTGATGGATACAAAGAGGTATGTTTTTAATGCCTCAAAGATCGTCGCTCTTAAGGCGGAAGCTGTCAGTCCATCGGTGCAGCGACATTCGCGTACTGAAGCTGTTACAGCTCTCCTTTGGAAATGTGCAATGGCTGCAAAGAGATCAAATTCAGGCGTTTCGAAGAACACTTTGGTCCAATTTGTGAACGTACGCAAAAGGGTGGATCCATCATTGCCAGAAAACTCCATCGGGAATCTAATTCTCGCTTCTGGTACTACACTTGTGGAAGAGGAGACTGAAAgagagatgaaagatttggtgGCTCAACTGAGGAAAGGAATTGCAGAATTCGATGAAAAGTTAGCAAAAGAACTTGGAGGGGA
- the LOC107428412 gene encoding UDP-glucose flavonoid 3-O-glucosyltransferase 7, translated as MESKTHNHHEQLHIIFFPYMAQGHLIPMLEMAKLFASRGLKSTLITTTSIAPFFSKTLISETSHIDIVTFEFPCLENGFLPIETISKLGPQLDHLLQQHRPHCLVADVFFPWATDVAAKYGIPRIVFHGSCFFSISAFLSIYLYAPHKNVSSDSEPFVITNLPGDIQITRDQMPDFQKNDDHEDNEKPFTKFYRVGMEAEMNSYGVLVNSFYELEKDYADYYRKGLGMKAWSIGPLLLYNKLDEEKANRGVMETSIDAHKCLKWLSSKKPNSVVYICFGSLTDFTDSLLVEIASSLEACGHDFIWVVKKKKKEKVHGEEEEKWLPKGFEKRMEGKGLIVRGWAPQMVILEHEAVGGFVTHCGWNSILEAVCAGVPMVTWPVAGEQFYNEILVTQILGIGVGVGVKKCVNVVGDNVKKEDIEKALRRLMVGEEAEEMRKRAKEFGKMARRAIQEGGSSYSDIDAFIQELKVHSYSR; from the coding sequence ATGGAAAGCAAAACCCATAATCATCATGAGCAGCTTCACATAATCTTCTTCCCTTACATGGCTCAGGGCCATTTGATACCCATGTTAGAAATGGCCAAGCTATTTGCTTCTCGAGGTTTGAAATCAACCCTCATCACCACCACTTCCATTGCACCTTTCTTCTCCAAAACACTAATTTCTGAAACTTCTCATATCGATATTGTTACTTTCGAATTTCCTTGTTTGGAAAATGGATTTTTACCAATTGAAACCATCTCCAAGCTTGGTCCTCAACTTGATCACCTTCTGCAACAACACCGTCCTCACTGCCTTGTCGCAGACGTGTTTTTCCCGTGGGCCACCGACGTCGCCGCCAAATACGGGATTCCGAGGATCGTTTTCCATGGAAGTTGCTTCTTCTCCATCTCTGCTTTCCTATCCATCTATCTCTATGCTCCTCACAAGAATGTCTCTTCCGATTCCGAGCCATTCGTCATCACCAATTTACCAGGAGATATACAGATCACTAGAGATCAGATGCCGGATTTTCAGAAGAACGACGACCATGAAGACAACGAAAAGCCATTTACGAAATTTTACAGAGTTGGTATGGAAGCTGAGATGAATAGTTATGGGGTTCTGGTCAACAGCTTTTACGAGCTCGAAAAAGACTACGCGGACTATTACAGGAAAGGTCTTGGGATGAAGGCATGGAGCATTGGTCCCCTTCTCCTATACAATAAGCTTGATGAAGAGAAAGCAAACAGGGGAGTAATGGAAACCTCCATTGATGCACACAAGTGCTTGAAATGGCTAAGTTCTAAGAAACCCAATTCGGTTGTTTATATATGCTTTGGAAGTTTGACTGATTTCACTGATTCTCTGCTGGTGGAGATCGCATCGAGTCTTGAAGCTTGTGGGCATGATTTCATTTGGGTtgttaagaagaagaagaaagaaaaagtacatggtgaagaagaagaaaaatggttGCCAAAAGGATTTGAGAAGAGAATGGAAGGAAAAGGACTAATTGTGAGAGGTTGGGCACCACAAATGGTGATACTTGAACATGAAGCAGTAGGAGGATTTGTGACACATTGTGGTTGGAATTCAATCCTAGAAGCTGTTTGTGCTGGGGTTCCAATGGTGACTTGGCCAGTTGCTGGAGAGCAATTTTACAATGAGATATTGGTGACtcaaatacttggaattggagttGGTGTTGGTGTGAAGAAATGTGTTAATGTGGTGGGTGATAATGTGAAGAAGGAAGACATAGAAAAGGCTTTGAGGCGATTAATGGTGGGTGAAGAAGCAGAGGAAATGAGGAAGAGAGCCAAGGAATTTGGGAAAATGGCAAGAAGAGCTATCCAAGAAGGTGGCTCTTCTTACTCGGACATAGATGCCTTTATTCAAGAATTGAAAGTCCATAGTTATTCAAgatag